The following is a genomic window from Moorella sp. Hama-1.
ATGCTGATCAGGGGGGGCGACAGGGAGAGGGTGAGGCGAAAGTCTACCCCTTCGGCGGCCAGATGTTCCCAGTTTAAGGTGAGGGGCAGGTAGGATTCCGTCAGGGCTTCAAAGAGCCACTTCTCCTCCAGGCTAGTATAAGACTCCTGGTTGTGGACAAAGGGCAGGTGGGCGTGGAGGAGCAGGGCGAGGTAACCGGGATTATTTCCTATACTGGCGACCATACGGCAACGTTACCTCCCTAAATTTTTCTTTCCCGACTGCAGATGACGGATATACCCAGGGGGCCTAGCAGACGGCAAGGCATAGAAAGCCTCCCATCCGCCAGCTATCATCCCTCCCGTCCGGGGCCGGTGCACCAAAAAATACTGTCGCGAGACCGACCGGCAGCCAGTACAGTCCGGTGGACCAGGATTCGTTAGGACCAGTTAAAATTGCTGCTGGGCGGCTGATTTTCCAGGGGGATTGTCCAATTGAGCCTCAAACCCGGCGTTGTCAGAGAGTCGCCCTCCGGTTCCGCCAGTTTAACTGGCTGCAGCCGGATAATCCCCGTGCGGGAAAAGACGACAAACTCCCCCGCCGGGCTCCGGGCGCCCAGCTCCAGGTGATAAGCAGCCCGGGCATCCAGATCATGAAAATAGCAGCTTCCTGGCCCCACCCCCCCCTGTTCCAGGATAACTTCCCGGTCCGGCTGGTGGTTATCATGGCTACAAAGACGCAGGGCAAGCTGCATCTCTGGCCTTACCCGTTGTAAAAAATCCACCAGGGTGCGGATCCGTGCGGGAGTAAAATCCCAGTAGACATAGCAAGTGTGCTGGTCCTGGGGCAGGCAGATCAGGGCATTTTGATGGTAGCCAGAAGCTAGATCGAGCACGGGTTTCGCCCCTCTTAATATAGTCTTAATATTCTTTACTGTAACTTAACAGTAATTATAACTAATAGATTTTAATACAGTATATCATATTCCTGAGCGCCAGTCAAGTAGCCCGCCGCCTTGCTTTTTGCTAAATTCTGGTCCATAATAGATTCTACAGCTCCAGTCTGCCATTTGCAGGTTTTTATAAGTCCAGTTACCCCCTTCCGGCGACCGCTCCCAAACCGGATGGACTCCAGGGGCGATACGTTTAATCGCCAGTACCATGACGACAGCCACGCCGTCAAAAACCATGTTTATCTTATGAGGAACACCGCCTCGGCAGAACTACTTCACCGGAAAAACTGTTACAATTTAATTGGCCGGTATGCTTATACTAATAAGGCTAAAGCCAGCGGCTCACTGCGCGGCTTAGCATCGCTATCTTGTTCCGAACATCTTACCGCAAAAATATTCCAGATGGGCCTGACGGGCCCTTGCACATCAGGAGGGTTTGCTTTGCTCCACCACCGCCCCAGCCCCCGTTTCTGCCAGCCCCTGGCACCCGACCGGCTCCTCCTGCGTTTAAAGACCCGCCGCAGGGAAGGGCAGCACTGCCAGGTTATCTATGAAGACGAAGGCCTGCAAACGGCCCCCATGTATATCTATGCCCGGACACCCCATTATCTCTATTACCAGGCTGAGGTCAACCTCTCCTATCCCTGGCGCTGCTCCTACTTTTTCCGGCAGCAGGACCAGGAGGGCCATATTCGCTATATCTTCGCCGGTGTTACCGGCCAGGAGGGCACCCCTTTTACTTATAACTGGGATCCCGCGGCTATCTTTACCATTCCTGAATGGCTCTATGACGCCGTGTTTTATCAGATCTTCCCCGACCGCTTTTATAACGGCAACCCGGCCAACGACCCGCCGGGAACCCGGCCCTGGGGGGAAGCTCCTACCAGGGAAAGCTTCTCCGGCGGCGACCTGGAGGGCATCCAGGCCAAGATCCCCTATCTCCGGTATCTCGGCGTCAATGCCCTGTGGCTCAACCCTATTTTTGCCGCCTCCTCCAACCACCGTTACAACACCAGGGACTACCTGACCATCGACCCGGCCCTGGGGGATACGGATACTTTGCGCCGCCTGGTGGCCGCCCTCCACGGCGCCGGCCTGCATATTATCCTGGATGGCGTCTTCAACCATACGGGGACCGATTTCTTTGCCTTTAAGGATGTAGTCGCCCGGGGGGCGGCCTCCCCCTATAAGGACTGGTATTACTTCCATGACTTCCCGGTGCGAAGCGCGCCCCGGGCCAACTATGCCTGCTGGTGGGATATCCCCGAGCTACCCAAACTCAACGCCGGCAACCCCGAGGTCCGCAATTACCTCCTGCACGTGGCGACTTACTGGCTGTGGGATGCCGGCACCGACGGCTGGCGCCTGGACGTGCCCAATGAGATCGCGCCCCCCTTCTGGCGGGAGTTTCGCCAGCAGGTAAAAGGCACTAACCCCCAGGCCTACATCGTCGGTGAGATCTGGCGCGACGCCCGTTTCTGGCTGGGCGACCGCTACTTCGACGGGGTGATGAACTACCTCTTCCGTGATCTGATCCTGGCCTTCTTTGCCCAGAGGCGTTTCCCTATCTCCACCCTGGATCTCCTCCTGGGCCTGGTGCGCCTGCGTTACCCGGAGGCAGCCAACTTCGCTCTCCTAAACCTCCTGGGCAGCCATGACACGGCACGGATTATCACCGCCTTCCAGGAAGACCTGGCCGGCCTACCCGGCCATTCCGGCAGTTACGCCGAGGCCGTGGCCCACCTGCGGCCGGCCTTAATCCTGCAGCTCACCTATCCCGGCGCCCCCCTCATCTACTACGGCGACGAGGTCGGCCTCACCGGCGGCCCGGACCCCGATTGCCGCCGGACCATGCCCTGGGAGCCCCGGGAGTGGAACCGGGAGCTCCTGGATTTCTACCGGCGCTTGATTGCCCTGCGGCGCCAGCTGCGGCCCCTGCGGTGGGGCTTCTTCCAGCCCCTCTTTACCGACGACCAGGCCGAGGTCTATGCCTATGCCCGGCGCCTGGAGGGGGAGCGGGTAATCATTATTATCAATGCCAGCGACCTGCCCCAGACGGTTACCCTGGCGGCAGCCGGCGTGGATCTGGCTGATGGCAGCACCTGGCATGATGGCATCAGCAACCGCCTC
Proteins encoded in this region:
- a CDS encoding DUF4912 domain-containing protein; translation: MLDLASGYHQNALICLPQDQHTCYVYWDFTPARIRTLVDFLQRVRPEMQLALRLCSHDNHQPDREVILEQGGVGPGSCYFHDLDARAAYHLELGARSPAGEFVVFSRTGIIRLQPVKLAEPEGDSLTTPGLRLNWTIPLENQPPSSNFNWS
- a CDS encoding alpha amylase N-terminal ig-like domain-containing protein, with the protein product MLHHRPSPRFCQPLAPDRLLLRLKTRRREGQHCQVIYEDEGLQTAPMYIYARTPHYLYYQAEVNLSYPWRCSYFFRQQDQEGHIRYIFAGVTGQEGTPFTYNWDPAAIFTIPEWLYDAVFYQIFPDRFYNGNPANDPPGTRPWGEAPTRESFSGGDLEGIQAKIPYLRYLGVNALWLNPIFAASSNHRYNTRDYLTIDPALGDTDTLRRLVAALHGAGLHIILDGVFNHTGTDFFAFKDVVARGAASPYKDWYYFHDFPVRSAPRANYACWWDIPELPKLNAGNPEVRNYLLHVATYWLWDAGTDGWRLDVPNEIAPPFWREFRQQVKGTNPQAYIVGEIWRDARFWLGDRYFDGVMNYLFRDLILAFFAQRRFPISTLDLLLGLVRLRYPEAANFALLNLLGSHDTARIITAFQEDLAGLPGHSGSYAEAVAHLRPALILQLTYPGAPLIYYGDEVGLTGGPDPDCRRTMPWEPREWNRELLDFYRRLIALRRQLRPLRWGFFQPLFTDDQAEVYAYARRLEGERVIIIINASDLPQTVTLAAAGVDLADGSTWHDGISNRLLEVQGGQISLPLDANSGAILYQD